In Trifolium pratense cultivar HEN17-A07 linkage group LG7, ARS_RC_1.1, whole genome shotgun sequence, a genomic segment contains:
- the LOC123899498 gene encoding acetylglutamate kinase, chloroplastic produces MLGGAAKTFGASFPFFSTTKTESKIKRLPTNLSFPSNGCRCTTISASLQFPDSVSPGQYRVDILSESLPFIQKFSGKTIVVKYGGAAMKTPELQASVINNLVLLAAVGLRPILVHGGGPEINHWLNRLNIEAVFRDGLRVTDAETMEIVSMVLVGKVNKNLVSLINKAGATAVGLSGMDGKLLIASPKSSDLGFVGEVARVNPTVIRSLVDSGYIPVVTSVAADESGQPYNINADTVAGEIAAALGAEKLILLTDVAGILENRNDPESLVKNIDIKGVTKMMENGKIGGGMIPKVNCCIRSLAQGVKTASIIDGRVPNSLLLEILTDEGAGTMITG; encoded by the coding sequence ATGTTGGGAGGCGCAGCAAAAACCTTCGGAGCTTCTTTCCCATTCTTCTCAACAACAAAAACCGAATCCAAAATCAAACGGCTACCAACCAACCTCTCATTCCCATCCAATGGCTGTCGTTGCACCACCATTTCAGCCTCGTTACAGTTTCCCGACTCAGTATCTCCGGGTCAATACCGAGTCGACATCCTCTCCGAATCACTTCCCTTCATCCAAAAATTCAGTGGCAAAACCATCGTCGTCAAATACGGTGGCGCCGCCATGAAGACACCGGAGCTTCAAGCCTCCGTCATTAACAATCTCGTCCTTCTCGCAGCCGTCGGCCTCCGTCCCATCCTGGTTCACGGCGGCGGTCCAGAAATCAATCACTGGCTCAACCGTCTCAATATTGAGGCCGTTTTCCGTGACGGCCTCCGTGTCACCGACGCCGAAACAATGGAGATCGTTTCCATGGTTCTCGTTGGTAAGGTTAACAAAAATCTCGTCTCTCTAATCAACAAAGCTGGCGCAACCGCCGTCGGTCTCTCCGGTATGGACGGAAAACTTCTCATCGCAAGTCCTAAATCCTCCGACCTAGGATTCGTCGGTGAAGTCGCGAGAGTAAATCCAACGGTTATCAGATCTCTCGTCGATAGTGGATATATTCCGGTTGTTACATCCGTTGCGGCGGATGAATCTGGACAACCGTATAACATCAATGCTGATACCGTTGCCGGAGAAATTGCGGCGGCGTTAGGAGCAGAGAAATTGATACTGTTAACTGATGTGGCTGGGATATTGGAAAATCGGAATGATCCAGAGAGTTTGGTGAAGAACATTGATATAAAAGGAGTAACGAagatgatggaaaatggaaaaATTGGTGGTGGAATGATTCCGAAGGTTAATTGTTGCATTCGATCATTAGCGCAAGGGGTGAAAACTGCCAGCATTATTGATGGTAGGGTTCCGAATTCGTTGTTGCTTGAGATTTTAACTGATGAAGGTGCTGGAACCATGATTACTGGTTAA